The Stieleria maiorica genome includes the window TCGGACAGGAACGCGGAGCGTTTGAATTTGATCTTTCAAGCATTCCTGAAGGATCAACTCTGACCGCTGCGAAACTGGGGCTGTATGTTCCACTGAAAAGCGGAGCACTGCCAGAGCTAGTTTTCCGATCTTATGCCGGTGACGGGGTAATCAATTTGTCGGATGCAGAAGCCGTATCGATGGCTGCGGGAACGGGAACCGTGTCTGAACTTGGCAATCACGAATTTACGCTTGATCCGGCTGCAATTGAGTTTCATTTGGGCGGCCATGTCGGCCTGCGCATGCAAAACACCGCACTCAATGCAGATTGGGTCGGCGTTTACAGCTTGGAAGGATTTGGTTCTTCGCCAACCCTGGTTCTTGATTACGAGTCAGCGGCGCTCAGCGTTGATGTTCAGGCTTCCTCGATTTCGGAGTCAGCCGGACCAAGTGCGGCAACCGTTTTGGTGACACGCAACGGAGACTTGTCTGAATCATTGGCAGTTGCACTCAGCAGCAGCGACCCCAGTGAAGCTGCGATCGCGTCAGCCGTCACCATTCCAGCGTTCGCTAGCTCGGTCCAAGTGCCGCTCTCAGCAATCGATGATTTTCAGGTCGACGGAACACAGACCGTTTCGATCACGGCTTCGTCGAGTGGTTTCCTTTCGGGATCCGACACGGTAGATGTGACCGATGATGACGTCGCCGGAGTCACCGTTTCTGCTGCGGCCGGTCTGACGACAACCGAAGCGGGTGGATCGGCCGAGTTCACGATCGTGTTGGATTCTGAACCGACCGCTGATGTTTCAATCAATCTGACGTCCAGCGACGTTACCGAAGCCACCGTCTTTCCTTCCGTCGTAACATTCACTCCGTCGAATTGGAACAGCGCGCAGACAGTCACCGTCACCGGAGTCGACGATGCCGTTTCCGATGGCAACCAAGCGGTGACGATCGTCACCAGTATCGCAAGCAGCCAAGATCTTAACTATGGATCGTTCGCTGATCCGGTGGTCCTGGACGATGTCGAGCGAGGCGAATTCAACGCCGCGGGCAGCAACTTAAACGGCACCGACTTGATGATCGTCGGCGAAAACGGCGTGAATGCCGAGCACCGATCATTTCTAACATTTGATCTGTCCGGCATCACGTTCCCGGCCGTCGGAGCAACACTGCAATTGCAGATGGACCACTACAACTTCACGTCCGGGATGAGTTTCACCGCCTACGACTATGTTCTGGGCAATGATTCTTTGCTAGGCAACTCATTGACATCTCTTGCCGCGTTCGCTGATCTGGGCACCGGTCAAATCTACGGTGTCGCCGAAGTGACGAGTTCCGCGAATCCCGTCGGATCCAGTTTCCAAATGAATTTGAGTGCAGCGGCTGTGTCTGACATCAATGGTCAGACTGGCGGTCTGTTTACGGTCGGATTCGCGGATGACCAAGTCACCGGCAGCAGTACAGCCCACATTCGTTTAGATCGAAATCCTTCGCTACGAATCAACCAACTGCTGCTCTGGACCGATCGAGTAGGCATCGATCCCGCAGATGTGGTCGTCACCAATCTTGACGACGATCCTCAGGGACTGTCGGTTTCAATCCTGGATGACTCGATCTCTGAGATTGACGGAATCGAAGCCACCGTCGTGACGATCGGCCGCAATGATGAATCATTGAATGAGGTCATCGTGAGCCTGGCCAGCAGCGACACCAGCGAAGTGGCGGTTCAAGCCAGCGTTCTCATTCCCGCGGGCCAACGTGAGATCACGATCCCGATTGAAGCCGTCAATGATGTGATCGTCGATGGCAGCCAGAGCGTGACTTTGACCGCCGCCGCAGCCGGCTTCGTCAGCGGCACCGGCGTACTGACGGTTTCCGATGTGCAAGCCGACATCATCGACGATCACGTTTGGCTGGACGCAAACGAGAACGGGTTGCGCGATTCGGGTGAACCTGGCGTCGAAGGCGCCGTGGTTGAATTGTTCGAGTCCGTCGATGGAATCGTGGGGAACGATGACGACATCTCGGTAAACCTGTCCATCACGGATTCGCAGGGACAGTATCAAATCGCTGGGCTGGAAAACGGAAAAAACTACTACGTCCATTTCCGCGCACCGACCGGCTATGTGTTTTCGACACAGGGTGTGGGCAATGACGACACAATCGATAGTGACGTTGATCAAAAGGGAACGACACCTCTCTTTTTGCATACCGGGGGACTCTCCCCGAGTGACGTTGACGCAGGCTTGGTCGGTGGCCCTGCGGCATATGGATTTACCGGTCGTTCGGGAGGTTCTTTGACGGACAATGCGTCGGCGATGGACACCGATGCGGCAGGCAATCTTTACGTCAGCGGTTCCTACCGTGAACGATCTGACTTTGATTTCGGGCCATCGGAGTATTTCATCCGATCCGTTTCAACCGACGACGTTTACCTCGCCAAATACACACCCCAAGGGGCACTGATTTGGGCGCGTGGAATCGATGGCACGGGTGCCGACCGAAGCACCGATCTGGTTGTCAACGAATCGGGGGATGCATTTGTCACGGGATCCTTTCAAGGTACCGCAGACTTCGATCCGTCAACGGGCACCTATGAGCTGACCAGCGGCGGATCAGCGGACATTTTTGTTTGGAGTCTGGACCGGGACGGACGATTCGAAATGGCGGCCGCGATGGGCGGGGCGTACGAGGACCATGGTAACTCGGTCGCCCTGTTTCCAAATGGCGATGTCGCTATCGTCGGAGAGTTTCGCGGGACGGGAGATTTTGATCCGGGATCGGGCGTTCATTCGCTGGTCGGTTCGAGTAACTTCCGAACCGATGTGTTCGTCGTCCGATTGGATGCAAGTGGACAGTTGCAGTGGGCGAATCGAACGGGGGGAACGAACTACGATCGTGGGAACGGCGTTTCCATCAATGCGATCGGCGACATCTATGTTGCGGGTGGATTCCAGGGCACTGCGGACTTTGACCCTGACGCCGGAACGGATTCTCGAACGGCGATCGGAACTCAAGATTCTTTTCTATGGAAATTGTCCGCCGATGGAAAACTCCACTGGGTGAAACAATGGTCCGGATCGCTCGTCAATTCGGCAGCTTACGAAGTCGAAGTCGGGGATGACGGTAGCGTTTACTCCATCGGTGACTTTACCAAGACGATTGATCTGGACCCCGGCGATGGAATCGCCGAGCGAACAACGACGCCCGGTTCGACTCGCGCCTTGTTCGTCACCAAGCTAGACGCCTCCGGCGATTTCGTTTGGGGGAAATCGATCGGCGGCACCAGTTTGGTCGACGTCAAAGACGCGAAACTAGCCGCCAATGGTGACCTGTATTTCGCGGGAAGTTTTTCAGAAACCGTCGACTTTGACCCGAACGTTGACACGCTGATTCGCACGAGTGCAGGACCGACTGATGCGTATGTCAGCGTCTTGGATTCGGCGGGGAATCTGAAATGGGTGCAATCCGTTGGTGGCGTCGACGATGACTTGGGTTTAGCCGTTGCCGTTGCCAACGATGGTTCCGCTTTTTTGGGGGGGCAATATGAAAACCGAGCAGACTTTGATCCCGGTGCTGGGACTCATGAATTGCGCACGCTGTTTGGCGTCGATCTTTTCGTTTCAAAGATTTCAACGCCGCTGGCTCCGACGAGTGTGCAGCTTCTCAATGACCGCATCATCGAATCGCAGCCTGCGGGGACCGTCGTCGGAAGATTCGCAGCAACCGACCCTGATTTCGATGAGTCCTTTCACTATCGCTTAGCCACCGGAGTCGGCGACGTTGACAACGGATCCTTTTCTGTTGAAAACGGAGCATTGATTGCAACGGAAGTTTTCGACCAGAGTGTCAAAGACAGTTACAGCGTTCGCGTGCGAGCCATCGATCGCAGTGGACGCTGGGTCGAACAATCGCTAAGCGTTACAGTTCTGCCGATCGCCAATGCCGGAACAATCGGCAACTACATTTGGCACGACACCAATGAAAACGGCATCCAGGATGTGGGCGAGAATGGGATCGAAGGTGCGGTGGTTGAAATTCGGTCCACGGCCGACGGTCTCTTGCGAGGCCGGGCAATCACGGACAGTGCCGGAACCTATTTAGTAGGTGGGCTCGTCCCAGGGCTGGACTATCACGCTCTCGTTCGGCCTCCATTGCATTTTGGGTTCACCATTGCCAACGCCGGGCCAGACGACACTCTCGACAGTGATGCAGACGCGTTGGGTGTCACTGATTCAGTCACTGTTAATACGGGGCAAAGCGTTGATTCGTTGGACGTCGGATTGATCGGGACCGCTCCCTACTTTGGGTTCGCTGGGAAAATTGGCAGCAACGGCGACGATATTGGCCAGGCGGTCGGGACCGATAGCGACGGCAATCTTTACGTGTCGGGTCGATTCCAAAACACGGTCGACTTCGATCCAGGCCCAAATACGTTCGAACGATCTTCTCGTGGATCAATCGATATTTTTGTCGCGAAGTATTCCGCATCCGGTGCGTTCATCTGGGCGGAGACCTTTGGCGGTTCGTCTGCCGACGAAGCAAAGTCGATTGATATCGCCAATGATGGTTCGGTTTTGATTAGCGGTTCGTATCAAGACGTCGCAGAGTTTGGGACCGGTAATCAATCGACGCAGTTAACCAGCAACGGTTCGACCGATGCGTTTGTTGCGAAGTTGGATTCCGACGGCAACCTGCGTTGGGCCCGCTCGGTTGGTTCGACCAGTACAGACAGCGCTGATGATGTTGCCGTGGCCGGTGATGGCAGTGTCTTCGCAGTCGGCAGCTTTCGAAACACGCCAGACTTTGATCCTGGCGAAAATGACTTCGAACTTAGTGCCACCGGAATCGATGGTTTCATTTGGAAGCTGGGAAGCGATGGCGAATTCATTTGGGCCGGACGTGTGGGCGGATCCAGTACCGTCAACGCAAAGCGGGTCGCGTTGAGTTCGACGGGAAATGCGATCGTCGCGGGAACGTTCCTGGGTAATCTGGACGTCGATCCGAGCGTGGGTGTTTCTGCGTTGGCCAGTTCAGGCAGTGCCGATGTCTTTGTGACGGCATTCGATACAAACGGCAATTTACTGTGGGGCAAACAGCAAGGAGGCAATGGCTCTGATTCAGTCAACGCCTTGACCATTGGGCCGGCTGACGAGATTGTGATGGCGGGCAGCTTTCGAGGAACTGCGGATTTCGACCCGGGTGCGAGCGAATTTGAACTGACCGCAGAGGGCACCTCCCTGTCGTTCTCCGATGCTTACGCGACCAAGCTGGATGCAGCAGGTAATTTCCAATGGGCGACGCGATGGGGCAGTCCTTCGGTCGACGATGCCCGCGGTGTATCTGTTGGTGCGGATGGCAGCGTCGACGTGATTGGCCAGTTCGCTGGGGTTTCCGACTTTCAAACGCTCGGCGGCAACGTGACCTTGAGCGCGCCGGGAACCTTCGATGTGTTGCTGACAAACTTGACCGCGACCGGCGAAATCGTGTCCGTCCGATCGTTCGGATCGGCGCAAGCCGACTATGGCAACGACATCGTCACGCTTCCCGACGGAAGTGTCTTCATAACCGGCGAAACCACGGCAATCACGGACATGGATCCCGGCGGGGGCGTTCTCGAGATTATCGGGGGTGGACGCGACGATGCTTTCGTCAGCCGAATTCATCCGCCACAAGCTCCAACGGCTCTGACGCTCACCGAATACCGCGTGTTGGAACAAAAACCAATTCACACGAACGTGGGGCGACTGATCTCGCTTGGCGGCGATCCAGATGGCAACCACACCTACGAATTGGTGTCGGGAACCGGCGACGACGACAACGCCGATTTCAAGATTTTCGACGGTGTCCTCAGCACGGCCTCCGTTCTCGCACACAACGGCCAGCCAGATCGCAGGATTCGCGTGCGCGTTACAGACGGCAGCGGTCTGTCTTTCGAACAATCGTTGGCGGTTTCGGTGGTCGAGCAATCTCAGGCGGCAACCATTTCGGATGCTGTCTGGCACGACTTGAACGGCAATGGGCTGCGTGAAGTTTCTGAAAACGGCATCGGTGGAGTGGTCGTCGAAGTCTTTGATGAAGCGAGTCATCTGTCACACGGCATCGTGTTGACCGATTCACAAGGCAACTATGACATCGGCGAACTGCTGCCCGCAGCAGATTTCAGGGTCCAGTTTCGGCTGCCCGCAGATCTGGATTTCACCACGCCGAACGCCGGCACGGATGATCAGATCGACAGCGACGTTGATAACCTCGGCAACGTTTCGCCCGTCATGCTGGCGCCTGGTCAGACTCTCAATCACGTCAGCGCGGGAGTCGTCGGGGAGACACCTTCGTTCGGTTTTGCATTCGGCTTGGGTGCCGAAGCAGAGTCCAGTTCCGAAGAAAGAGGACGCGATGTCGTCATCGACAGCGTCGGAAACATCTATGCGGTTGGAACGTTTCAAGGATCAGTTGACTTTGACCCTGGGCCCGGAGTCTACGAACTCGACAGCATAGGAAACGTGGACACCTATGTCGCAAAGTACACTTCGACGGGAGCACTGATCTGGGCGACACAGTTTGGTTCCACTGGCAGCATCACCGGACACTCGCTGGAAGCCGTTCCAGGCGGAGGCGTCCTGGTTTCGGGCGGCTACAACGATACTGCTTCACTGCTTGGAAGCAGCAGCGGTCAAACACTCACCGCGGCTGGCGGGACGGACGGGTTTGTTGCAAGCCTTACCTCTGATGGGCAAATCGATTGGGCGAAATCGATTGGCGGCACAGGCAACGATTGGATCTACGGTATGGCGACGGCGCCCGATAGCAGCATCGTGCTAACGGGTTATTTCAATGGCACCGCCGACTTTGATCCCGGCGCCGGCACACATGAATTGACCAGCACTGGAAGCGAAGATGCTTTCGTGATGAAACTTGACAGCCTGGGGGACTTCGTCTGGGCGAAATCGATCGGAGGATCTTCGTTTGATCGTGGCTACGACGTCGCGGTCGGCCCTGATGGTCGTGTCGTGACGACGGGGTACTATCGATTCTCTGCAGATATGGATCCGGGTGCCGCGACACAAACGTTGACTTCGGCAGGCGGATACGATGCTTTCGTGAGCGAATTGGACGCGGCTGGTAATTATCTCTCCTCGCGCAGTTATGGTGGCCCCGATTCAGATTATGGCTACGCGGTCGCGGTTGGATCCGACGGTAGTGTTCATGCAGCCGGCCGATTTTCGAACACGGTTGACTTTGATTCGGGAGTGGGAGTCGAGGAATTGACCAGCGCCGGCGGTCTTGACGCGTACTTGGTCAAAACCGATGCCGCCGGGAGTTTCCAGTGGGCTAAGCAGTTTGGCGGGACCAGCAACGAATTCGCGGATGCAATCGCGTTGGACGGTTCGAACAATGTCTACCTTGGTGGATACGATCGGGTTGTCGCCTACGATGATAGGGGACAGTTCCGATGGACCACTTCGACGCCTTCACGCATTGTCAATGAAAGCGGACTCGCCGTCACCAGCGTTGGGGAGATCGTGGTTTCTGCTGCGTTCGCTAACATTTCCGATTTTGGTCCTGGCGGGATCAATTACCCTCTCACTGCGGCGAACAATCCAGATGCTTTCGTTTGGAAGTTCAGTCAGCCCGATGCACCCACTGCAGTCTCTCTCGCCGAAAATCGGGTTTTGGAACAGCAACCTGCCGGAACAATCGTGGGGCTCCTTTCGGCGACCGACATCTCCCCTGAAGAATCGTTCAGCTTTCAACTCGTCAGCGGACCGGGCGACCAGGACAACGCGTCTTTTGAAATCCAAGGTGACGTCTTGGTGGCAAGCACCAGCTTCGATCATTCCGTCCAGTCGACACGCAACGTTCGCGTCGCTGCCACCAATTCGCAAGGTCTGACCTATAGCGACTCGATCACCGTAGAGGTCCAAGAGATTTCCACGGCGGCATCGGTGGGCAATCGCGTCTGGAATGATTTCAACGGCAACGGTCTGCAAGATGCCGGCGAACCGGGTGTCTCGGGAGTCGTTGCCGAAATCATAGCGACCGATGATCAACTCTCTCGTGGCATGGTAGTGACGGACGCCAACGGATATTACCAGATTGACGCTTTGCTGCCCAACCTGAGTTATCAAGTCGCTTATCGATTGCCCGCGGACTTTGAATTCACACTCCCGAACGTCGGTTCAGACAGCCAAATCGATAGCGACGCCCGTGCAGATGGATCGACGGTTCCGTTTACCCTGGCGTCAGGAGAGACCTTCAGTGATTTGGACGCAGGAGTCGTTGGGGGGCAACCGTCGTTTGGTTTTGCATTCAGTTTGAGTAGTGAGAACAGCCACGCTTCGAATGCGATCGAGTTGGACAATGAAGGCAATTTTTACGTGACGGGAACGTTTCGCGGCGTCGCAGATTTTGATCCCGGACCAGGCGTTTCGATCAAAGATGCGAGCGGCAATTCCAACAGCGGCTTTGTCGCGAAATACAGTCCAGCAGGGGCGTTGATTTGGGTCGCGGAAATGTCAGGAAGTTCGATTTACGGACAAGATTTGGCCGTGGACGACAACGGCAACGTCTATGTGACGGGATCGTACGATTCATCGCTGAATTACGAGATCCGTGGAAGTGTTTCCCGATTGGGCACGACCGGAGGGACGAAGTCCATCTTCGTTGCCAAATTGGCCCCCGACGGAAATGCGATTTGGCTAAAGGGATTCAACGGCGGTCGAGGCGAAGGGAGTCAGATCACGGTGACCGATGGCGGAGATGTGCTGACCGCCGGCACTTTCAGTGGCTCCATTGACTTTGATCCCGGGCCAGGCGTTCATCTAAGCAATTCTGGCGGCCTGTTTCTCAGTCGGCTGGATGCCAATGGAGACTTCGTCTGGGTAAAACAGATTAGCGCCAATTCAGCGGCGATGGAACTTGCCTCTGATGGAAGTCTATACCTGGGAGGCACGTTCCGCGGGACGACCGATTTTGATCCAGGCCCTGATGCGTACTTGATGTCTTCAAACGTTCGTACTCGCAACGACGGGTTCATCGCCAAACTGGATGCTCAGGGCGACTTCTTGTGGGCCAAGAAAACATCCGGGAATGGGCAAGACGATCTTCGAGGCCTTGCCGTCACCTCGGATGGTGGCGTGGTCGCAACAGGATCGTTCCAATACACCGCAGACTTTGATCCATCGGCGAACGATTTTCTGCTGACCGCCAGCGGTTCACAGCGCGACGCATTTGTATGGAAGCTTGATGCCAATGGTGACCTGGGATTTGCGACTCACTTCCCGGCCTCATTTACATCCGTTGGTACTGCGGTTCAAGGATCAGGCGACGGCAGTCTTTATGTCGCCGTGAGCTTTGCACAGACCGTCGACATCGATCCTGGGGTGGGCGTGTTCGAGCAGAGTGCTGCGACGGGCTATGAGTCGTTCATCGTTCGAC containing:
- a CDS encoding SdrD B-like domain-containing protein yields the protein MESLESRHLLAQVTLTAVADGKIADTDLDGTYETLTTNGNTITDRWFTSSGIGQERGAFEFDLSSIPEGSTLTAAKLGLYVPLKSGALPELVFRSYAGDGVINLSDAEAVSMAAGTGTVSELGNHEFTLDPAAIEFHLGGHVGLRMQNTALNADWVGVYSLEGFGSSPTLVLDYESAALSVDVQASSISESAGPSAATVLVTRNGDLSESLAVALSSSDPSEAAIASAVTIPAFASSVQVPLSAIDDFQVDGTQTVSITASSSGFLSGSDTVDVTDDDVAGVTVSAAAGLTTTEAGGSAEFTIVLDSEPTADVSINLTSSDVTEATVFPSVVTFTPSNWNSAQTVTVTGVDDAVSDGNQAVTIVTSIASSQDLNYGSFADPVVLDDVERGEFNAAGSNLNGTDLMIVGENGVNAEHRSFLTFDLSGITFPAVGATLQLQMDHYNFTSGMSFTAYDYVLGNDSLLGNSLTSLAAFADLGTGQIYGVAEVTSSANPVGSSFQMNLSAAAVSDINGQTGGLFTVGFADDQVTGSSTAHIRLDRNPSLRINQLLLWTDRVGIDPADVVVTNLDDDPQGLSVSILDDSISEIDGIEATVVTIGRNDESLNEVIVSLASSDTSEVAVQASVLIPAGQREITIPIEAVNDVIVDGSQSVTLTAAAAGFVSGTGVLTVSDVQADIIDDHVWLDANENGLRDSGEPGVEGAVVELFESVDGIVGNDDDISVNLSITDSQGQYQIAGLENGKNYYVHFRAPTGYVFSTQGVGNDDTIDSDVDQKGTTPLFLHTGGLSPSDVDAGLVGGPAAYGFTGRSGGSLTDNASAMDTDAAGNLYVSGSYRERSDFDFGPSEYFIRSVSTDDVYLAKYTPQGALIWARGIDGTGADRSTDLVVNESGDAFVTGSFQGTADFDPSTGTYELTSGGSADIFVWSLDRDGRFEMAAAMGGAYEDHGNSVALFPNGDVAIVGEFRGTGDFDPGSGVHSLVGSSNFRTDVFVVRLDASGQLQWANRTGGTNYDRGNGVSINAIGDIYVAGGFQGTADFDPDAGTDSRTAIGTQDSFLWKLSADGKLHWVKQWSGSLVNSAAYEVEVGDDGSVYSIGDFTKTIDLDPGDGIAERTTTPGSTRALFVTKLDASGDFVWGKSIGGTSLVDVKDAKLAANGDLYFAGSFSETVDFDPNVDTLIRTSAGPTDAYVSVLDSAGNLKWVQSVGGVDDDLGLAVAVANDGSAFLGGQYENRADFDPGAGTHELRTLFGVDLFVSKISTPLAPTSVQLLNDRIIESQPAGTVVGRFAATDPDFDESFHYRLATGVGDVDNGSFSVENGALIATEVFDQSVKDSYSVRVRAIDRSGRWVEQSLSVTVLPIANAGTIGNYIWHDTNENGIQDVGENGIEGAVVEIRSTADGLLRGRAITDSAGTYLVGGLVPGLDYHALVRPPLHFGFTIANAGPDDTLDSDADALGVTDSVTVNTGQSVDSLDVGLIGTAPYFGFAGKIGSNGDDIGQAVGTDSDGNLYVSGRFQNTVDFDPGPNTFERSSRGSIDIFVAKYSASGAFIWAETFGGSSADEAKSIDIANDGSVLISGSYQDVAEFGTGNQSTQLTSNGSTDAFVAKLDSDGNLRWARSVGSTSTDSADDVAVAGDGSVFAVGSFRNTPDFDPGENDFELSATGIDGFIWKLGSDGEFIWAGRVGGSSTVNAKRVALSSTGNAIVAGTFLGNLDVDPSVGVSALASSGSADVFVTAFDTNGNLLWGKQQGGNGSDSVNALTIGPADEIVMAGSFRGTADFDPGASEFELTAEGTSLSFSDAYATKLDAAGNFQWATRWGSPSVDDARGVSVGADGSVDVIGQFAGVSDFQTLGGNVTLSAPGTFDVLLTNLTATGEIVSVRSFGSAQADYGNDIVTLPDGSVFITGETTAITDMDPGGGVLEIIGGGRDDAFVSRIHPPQAPTALTLTEYRVLEQKPIHTNVGRLISLGGDPDGNHTYELVSGTGDDDNADFKIFDGVLSTASVLAHNGQPDRRIRVRVTDGSGLSFEQSLAVSVVEQSQAATISDAVWHDLNGNGLREVSENGIGGVVVEVFDEASHLSHGIVLTDSQGNYDIGELLPAADFRVQFRLPADLDFTTPNAGTDDQIDSDVDNLGNVSPVMLAPGQTLNHVSAGVVGETPSFGFAFGLGAEAESSSEERGRDVVIDSVGNIYAVGTFQGSVDFDPGPGVYELDSIGNVDTYVAKYTSTGALIWATQFGSTGSITGHSLEAVPGGGVLVSGGYNDTASLLGSSSGQTLTAAGGTDGFVASLTSDGQIDWAKSIGGTGNDWIYGMATAPDSSIVLTGYFNGTADFDPGAGTHELTSTGSEDAFVMKLDSLGDFVWAKSIGGSSFDRGYDVAVGPDGRVVTTGYYRFSADMDPGAATQTLTSAGGYDAFVSELDAAGNYLSSRSYGGPDSDYGYAVAVGSDGSVHAAGRFSNTVDFDSGVGVEELTSAGGLDAYLVKTDAAGSFQWAKQFGGTSNEFADAIALDGSNNVYLGGYDRVVAYDDRGQFRWTTSTPSRIVNESGLAVTSVGEIVVSAAFANISDFGPGGINYPLTAANNPDAFVWKFSQPDAPTAVSLAENRVLEQQPAGTIVGLLSATDISPEESFSFQLVSGPGDQDNASFEIQGDVLVASTSFDHSVQSTRNVRVAATNSQGLTYSDSITVEVQEISTAASVGNRVWNDFNGNGLQDAGEPGVSGVVAEIIATDDQLSRGMVVTDANGYYQIDALLPNLSYQVAYRLPADFEFTLPNVGSDSQIDSDARADGSTVPFTLASGETFSDLDAGVVGGQPSFGFAFSLSSENSHASNAIELDNEGNFYVTGTFRGVADFDPGPGVSIKDASGNSNSGFVAKYSPAGALIWVAEMSGSSIYGQDLAVDDNGNVYVTGSYDSSLNYEIRGSVSRLGTTGGTKSIFVAKLAPDGNAIWLKGFNGGRGEGSQITVTDGGDVLTAGTFSGSIDFDPGPGVHLSNSGGLFLSRLDANGDFVWVKQISANSAAMELASDGSLYLGGTFRGTTDFDPGPDAYLMSSNVRTRNDGFIAKLDAQGDFLWAKKTSGNGQDDLRGLAVTSDGGVVATGSFQYTADFDPSANDFLLTASGSQRDAFVWKLDANGDLGFATHFPASFTSVGTAVQGSGDGSLYVAVSFAQTVDIDPGVGVFEQSAATGYESFIVRLDASANLQWGQTFGVSNIQQLSILPDESVMSTGIFSGTTVDFDPRAGQYPLSTIGSDAFIARHFAPQAPSSVTLPIDGVFEGLPVGSQVGPLSAVDPDSRDVFTFELVAGTGDSDNGSFIITDGVLRTAAVFDESVKNSYSVRVKATDAAGLAVETPLTVQVLAAAQAASASGRVWNDINQDGLRDDSEPTVDAVVAQLMPAGERLVLQTVEVSADGQYSFSGLVPGVDYAVGFRIPNGYQYTLQNVGVDETLGSDTSPDGLSDTFSLVPGQSLTNVDAGLTGTPNAFGFAIPLGGDSNDEGRAVAIDSAGSVYVAGKFASSIDFDPGPGEAILQNEGSEDAFFAKYTRSGVLVWAKQLKGGTGLDAIGIHVAGNGDVTLTGNFNGETNFDPGATDTTLDVASSHSYVLRFNGAGDFVWVRAIQAGVRDLAVADNGDLLFTGVFSNGPVDFDPGTGTFEMTNEGSSDRFVLNLNNAGQFNWATQFGLSGINPRERVDVDSSGHVYVTGSYSGITDFEAGPYTTSLQGGGGFTMRLQPDGTLDWVRPMNVQYGRAVAAADDGTVYSSGLFLGRPDVDPGFDEFYLQAVVSEDIPVYQYDLPIIKLDANGEFGHAFAFTGIGSEGADDLEINASGRLAGAGYLQETVDFDPSAEEQILTSAGEYDAAVFSLDPSGTDVLAYRFGGIEDDFAYGVDIGSDGSVAATGYFQATATLDPLVSDVSLASAGGRDAFLLHFTSNRSPEAIALSNSNILKESPVGELVGVFSTTDPNVGDSFSYTLVSGNGDDDNGLFRIVNAQLETDGAIPGLDPLSIRVRSTDRDGQWFESTFVISVTTNVDVPPAVESVVRVGSSPTNASTLQYTVTFSEPVAGVDAGDFSITATSVTGTSVTQVAGNGAVYTVTIVATGGEGIVRMDVIDDDSIIDSIGQSLGGSGANNGAFNTGEEYVVDLTPPQVISVQTPDVSPTNANEVDFVVTFSELVGGVDDVDFSLIANGLTGVSISNITQAGSVYTVTVDSGSGDGTLRLDVLDDDSITDARTNPLGGPGAGNGGFTSSNSYTFDRTGPSVDSIRRVGASPTDSASIDFTVTFTEDVTGVDLDDFSLALTGLPGAEITSLSGSGSVYTVTVSTGLGDGTIRLNVVDDDTIKDAYNNFLGGTGINNGGFDSGEIYVVDRTGELFGRKWHDLDGDGLWDSSEPGLAGVMVYLDLNGNGQYDATEPTAITSLDDPATTDVDETGNYRFSDLGPGNYDVGEFLPAGWTQTYPVEFTGGTGELTFVEALRDGVNGIDGLDEAAGVTVSPDGNHIYVASYTDDSVTVLQRDHVTGQATLLQVVRNNVSGVTGLNGAQSVVVSPDGKNVYVSSDFDDSVVVFDRDQSSGLVTYSQRLRDGVDGVNGIDSALSIVISPDGAHVYAGGALDDSVAAFSRDPDTGNLTFVQSVTDGVNGFSGLDFVFSLAISADGHHLYVTGSDDDALTVISRNPTTGMLTHVQTLRDGVGGVDGLNLASGVTIAPDGNHVYVAGKVDDAIAVFARNDITGELTFAQKRTVSSFVSNVLDGVISVSISPDGENVYVTNDFRDKIGVFSRNPVTGHLGYLQDIADNAGGVDGLNQAWFSTVSPDGKNVYVVGATDDALVTFTRDAGTSSATSHNVTIGPSESKGPFHFGNVGVFADPVTRFVRQAPLTPITNSDVLVFHAEFTAPVTQIHASDFAVSGSSTAVVSEIAAVAGTGETVYAITVSGGDLASYNGLVGIDLAANQDIVNLLGNPLPTIEPAMDEVFTVDNLAPQVAEFDRGEGGNSVIDSIAVSFDSIVTLVPGAITLTRNASELVDLVATPSIVDNATVVVLTFSGASTESGGALIDGDYELRVLHSHVHDLANNNLDGDSDGNAGVDAVDQFYRFFGDSDGDRDVDGQDYGRFALTFLKTVGDPEFDPLFDSDRDGDVDGQDYGRFGLRFLRQLD